A single Carnobacterium inhibens subsp. inhibens DSM 13024 DNA region contains:
- a CDS encoding PDZ domain-containing protein, which yields MVANFFIMLALFFIQPTFIVGLVVAIWTSYRRINHERSNHRVAIYNTLYEIKNYLLVGLLFGVIGSVLLTLIGVPVTMDWIILYQIVTIISLFFGYRFVHPLFTFSISSLLLIGLPFFLESSDFSFLPTNWYHPLSQIEFSGTQLFTNLFIILLFLLATSIFTIKRKSGNHLSARFLNTKRGKRIAKYPIKPFWVLPLLLVVPGNGFQAFFSWWPVFSIGNENYSFFWLPVLIGFQFTVQSQIPKVAISKLVKDLMLLTGVALIIAISSIWIPYASIAGFIFLIIGGLSVLYRHRIREKHWSFLYGPADKGIKVIGIRPSTPAEKMNLVVGDTIIECNNDPIENENDFYQALSKNSVYCHLKVKGVDGELRLTETAIYADSPHEIGVVILGK from the coding sequence ATGGTGGCAAATTTTTTTATTATGCTAGCGCTATTTTTTATTCAACCTACGTTTATCGTTGGATTGGTAGTTGCAATTTGGACAAGTTATCGTAGGATCAATCATGAAAGAAGCAATCATCGCGTAGCAATCTATAATACATTATACGAGATCAAAAACTATTTATTAGTTGGACTTCTTTTTGGAGTGATTGGATCGGTTCTTTTAACGCTTATTGGAGTTCCAGTTACGATGGACTGGATTATTTTGTATCAAATCGTAACAATTATAAGTTTGTTTTTTGGCTATCGTTTTGTTCATCCTTTATTTACGTTTTCAATTAGTTCGTTACTTCTTATAGGATTACCATTTTTTTTAGAGAGTAGTGATTTCTCTTTTTTACCAACAAATTGGTACCATCCGTTAAGTCAAATCGAGTTCAGTGGAACACAATTATTTACTAACTTGTTTATTATCCTCTTGTTTTTATTAGCGACATCTATTTTTACGATCAAGAGAAAATCTGGAAATCATTTATCAGCACGTTTTTTGAATACGAAGCGAGGTAAGCGAATTGCGAAATACCCTATAAAACCTTTTTGGGTCTTGCCACTGTTATTGGTCGTTCCAGGAAATGGATTTCAAGCATTTTTTAGTTGGTGGCCAGTCTTTTCAATTGGAAATGAAAACTACTCTTTCTTTTGGCTGCCCGTTTTGATAGGTTTTCAATTTACGGTGCAGTCACAAATACCCAAAGTTGCTATTTCAAAATTGGTCAAGGATTTAATGTTATTGACCGGAGTGGCTTTAATTATTGCTATTAGTTCCATTTGGATTCCTTATGCTTCCATTGCTGGATTTATCTTTTTAATTATTGGAGGACTAAGCGTGTTATATCGGCACCGTATACGTGAAAAACATTGGAGTTTTCTTTATGGTCCCGCTGATAAAGGAATAAAGGTCATTGGGATTCGTCCAAGTACACCAGCAGAAAAAATGAATTTAGTTGTTGGAGATACCATTATTGAGTGCAATAATGATCCTATCGAAAATGAGAATGATTTTTATCAAGCTTTATCAAAAAATAGTGTTTATTGCCATTTAAAAGTTAAAGGTGTAGATGGCGAACTTCGTTTAACTGAAACGGCTATTTATGCAGATTCTCCACATGAGATTGGAGTAGTTATTTTAGGGAAGTAG
- a CDS encoding ComF family protein: MICLWCGKAQKEVIQLAELLSFTKINPSIKCDSCSNKLVSLCNGPTCKGCSRYWSEKGLCPDCQKWKIEYPDYPFKHTALYQYNEFIKEWIEAYKYTGDYRLGELFTKEIHYFFYKQKKVVIPIPISDKSKQLRGFNQVEGMLTFSGVKYIPVLTHCGTGEKQSSKNRKIRMLSPQPFRIDKGCEAKIKEKEIILVDDIYTTGRTFFHAAECLLENGAKTVETFSISR, encoded by the coding sequence ATGATTTGTTTATGGTGTGGGAAAGCACAAAAAGAAGTGATTCAATTAGCAGAGTTGTTGTCTTTTACTAAAATTAATCCGTCTATTAAATGTGACTCTTGTTCGAATAAACTTGTTTCTTTATGTAATGGCCCTACTTGCAAAGGGTGTAGTCGCTACTGGTCAGAAAAAGGTCTCTGTCCAGATTGTCAGAAATGGAAAATAGAGTACCCGGACTATCCTTTCAAGCACACAGCTCTTTATCAATACAATGAGTTTATAAAAGAATGGATAGAAGCATACAAATACACTGGCGATTATCGACTGGGTGAACTATTTACAAAGGAGATACACTACTTTTTTTATAAGCAAAAGAAGGTTGTAATTCCCATACCAATAAGTGATAAAAGCAAGCAATTAAGAGGTTTCAATCAAGTAGAAGGAATGTTAACGTTTTCTGGAGTGAAGTATATACCAGTTTTAACTCATTGTGGAACAGGTGAAAAACAGTCAAGTAAGAACCGGAAAATAAGGATGCTTTCTCCGCAGCCTTTTCGAATCGATAAAGGTTGTGAAGCAAAAATAAAAGAAAAGGAGATTATTCTAGTGGATGATATTTATACCACGGGACGAACATTTTTTCATGCAGCTGAGTGTTTACTTGAAAACGGAGCAAAAACAGTCGAGACGTTTTCGATTTCCCGTTAA
- the secA gene encoding preprotein translocase subunit SecA yields MANFLRNLIENDKKELKSLSKIAQQVEEFAEAMANMSDDELKAKTPEFKKRYQDGATLDDLLPEAFAVVREAAKRVLGLYPYHVQLMGGVTLHRGNIPEMKTGEGKTLTATMPVYLNALTGEGVHVVTVNEYLSSRDATEMGELYEWLGLTVGLNLNSKSSEEKREAYLADVMYSTNNELGFDYLRDNMVVYKEQMVQRPLNYAIVDEVDSILIDEARTPLIISGQAAKSTALYSRTDFFVKGLKEEEDYTIDIPSKTIALTEPGIEKAEKTFRIDNLYDVENQALTHHIDQALRANYIMHHDVDYVIQEGKVMIVDQFTGRIMEGRRYSDGLHQAIEAKENVEIQNESKTMANITFQNYFRMYKKLAGMTGTAKTEEEEFREIYNIHVVSIPTNKPLIRDDRPDLLYPTLDSKYRAVVEEIEERHANGQPVLVGTVAVETSELISGLLRKSKIPHQVLNAKNHFKEAEIITSAGQKGAVTIATNMAGRGTDIKLGAGVREVGGLCVIGTERHESRRIDNQLRGRSGRQGDPGVTQFYLSLEDDLMKRFGSERIQAVLERLKVSEEDAVIQSKMISRQVESAQKRVEGNNYDTRKNVLQYDDVMREQREIMYKQRLEVIMAEDSLKNVTVPMIERTISRIVQINTQGTKEEWKLQTILDFAQASLVHPDDIAMSDLEGKTIEEIETVLLDAAKSIYEEKEKQLNGKEQVLEFEKVVILRVVDSKWTEHIDTMEQLRQGIGLRAYGQSNPLVEYQAEGFKLFEEMIASMDYEVTRLLMKSQIRQNLKREQVAKGTTARSTGDGQVVKEARKKPIKIDSSKIGRNDPCPCGSGKKYKNCHGKLD; encoded by the coding sequence ATGGCTAATTTTTTACGCAACTTAATTGAAAACGATAAAAAAGAATTGAAAAGCTTAAGCAAAATCGCCCAGCAAGTTGAAGAATTTGCTGAAGCAATGGCTAACATGTCTGATGACGAATTAAAAGCAAAAACTCCTGAGTTTAAGAAACGGTATCAAGATGGCGCAACATTAGACGATTTGCTACCTGAAGCTTTTGCTGTTGTACGAGAAGCTGCTAAACGAGTTTTGGGATTGTATCCATATCATGTCCAACTAATGGGTGGGGTCACATTACATCGCGGGAATATCCCTGAAATGAAAACAGGTGAAGGGAAAACGTTGACTGCTACAATGCCGGTTTATTTAAATGCATTGACAGGAGAAGGTGTACACGTTGTAACCGTAAATGAATATTTATCTAGTCGTGATGCTACTGAAATGGGAGAGTTATATGAATGGTTAGGCTTAACAGTAGGCTTAAACCTAAATTCAAAATCTTCTGAAGAAAAACGTGAAGCTTATTTGGCGGATGTTATGTACAGTACAAACAATGAATTAGGATTCGATTACCTTAGAGATAACATGGTAGTTTATAAAGAACAAATGGTACAAAGACCATTGAATTATGCGATTGTCGATGAAGTCGATTCTATTTTGATCGATGAAGCTAGAACACCATTAATTATTTCTGGTCAAGCAGCAAAATCTACAGCTTTGTATAGTCGCACGGACTTCTTTGTTAAAGGATTGAAAGAAGAGGAAGATTACACAATCGATATTCCTTCTAAAACGATTGCTTTGACGGAACCAGGGATTGAAAAAGCTGAAAAAACATTCAGAATAGACAATTTATATGATGTAGAAAACCAAGCGTTAACGCACCATATTGATCAAGCTTTAAGAGCTAATTACATTATGCATCATGATGTAGATTATGTGATCCAAGAGGGCAAAGTAATGATCGTTGATCAATTTACTGGTCGTATCATGGAAGGTCGTCGTTATTCAGATGGCTTGCATCAAGCTATTGAAGCAAAAGAAAACGTAGAAATCCAAAATGAATCAAAAACAATGGCGAATATCACTTTCCAAAACTATTTCCGTATGTATAAAAAGCTAGCAGGTATGACAGGTACAGCGAAAACAGAAGAAGAAGAATTCCGTGAGATCTACAACATTCATGTTGTATCCATACCAACGAATAAACCACTTATTCGTGATGACAGACCTGATTTGCTCTATCCAACATTGGACAGCAAATATCGTGCTGTTGTTGAAGAAATCGAAGAAAGACATGCGAATGGTCAACCAGTATTGGTCGGTACAGTAGCTGTTGAAACATCAGAGTTAATATCCGGTCTATTAAGAAAAAGTAAAATACCTCATCAAGTATTAAATGCTAAAAATCATTTTAAAGAGGCTGAAATTATTACAAGTGCGGGTCAAAAAGGTGCAGTAACAATTGCAACCAATATGGCTGGTCGTGGAACAGATATCAAATTAGGTGCAGGTGTTCGTGAAGTAGGCGGACTATGCGTTATTGGTACAGAACGACACGAATCACGTCGTATCGATAATCAATTACGTGGACGTTCTGGTCGTCAAGGCGATCCAGGTGTGACACAGTTTTATCTTTCTTTAGAAGATGATTTAATGAAGAGATTTGGTTCAGAACGTATCCAAGCTGTTTTAGAACGCCTAAAAGTCAGCGAAGAAGACGCAGTTATTCAAAGTAAAATGATTTCGCGTCAAGTTGAATCAGCTCAAAAACGTGTTGAAGGGAACAACTATGACACACGTAAAAATGTCTTACAGTATGATGATGTTATGCGTGAACAACGCGAGATCATGTACAAACAAAGATTAGAAGTTATTATGGCTGAAGACTCATTAAAAAATGTGACTGTTCCAATGATCGAGCGGACGATCTCACGTATTGTTCAAATTAATACTCAAGGAACAAAAGAGGAATGGAAACTGCAAACCATACTTGACTTTGCACAAGCTTCATTAGTTCATCCTGATGATATTGCAATGAGTGACCTAGAAGGCAAAACGATTGAAGAAATTGAAACAGTGCTTTTAGACGCTGCGAAATCTATTTATGAAGAAAAAGAAAAACAATTAAATGGTAAAGAACAAGTATTGGAATTTGAAAAAGTGGTCATCTTACGTGTTGTAGACAGTAAGTGGACAGAACACATCGATACAATGGAGCAGTTGCGTCAAGGAATTGGCCTTCGTGCATATGGACAAAGTAACCCATTAGTAGAATATCAAGCAGAAGGATTTAAATTATTCGAAGAAATGATTGCCTCTATGGATTATGAAGTTACACGTTTATTGATGAAATCACAAATTCGTCAAAACTTGAAAAGAGAACAAGTTGCAAAAGGAACAACTGCGCGTTCAACTGGTGATGGACAAGTGGTTAAAGAAGCAAGAAAAAAACCAATCAAAATAGATAGCTCAAAAATAGGCCGTAATGATCCTTGTCCATGTGGAAGTGGAAAGAAATATAAAAACTGCCATGGAAAATTAGATTAA
- a CDS encoding response regulator transcription factor translates to MKKVLIVDDEQSILTLLAFNLEKEGYQVDTALDGLEGYEMAIAHPYDFIILDLMLPSMGGMDICKKLRQEKVEAPIMMLTAKDDELEKIIGLELGADDYMTKPFSPREVLARMKAIMRRMTSKSKAEEALSNVEDRDKQDELINVGDIQIDPSQYEVVVRGEKIDVTPKEFELLIYMIKRINRILSREQLLDAIWNFDYAGETRIVDVHISHLREKIEVDTKNPSYIRTVRGFGYKFEAPKK, encoded by the coding sequence ATGAAAAAAGTGTTAATTGTCGATGATGAACAATCTATTTTGACGCTGCTAGCTTTTAATTTAGAAAAAGAGGGTTACCAAGTAGATACAGCTTTAGATGGATTGGAAGGGTATGAGATGGCTATAGCCCATCCATATGATTTTATTATTTTAGATTTAATGCTTCCGTCAATGGGAGGCATGGATATTTGTAAAAAACTTAGGCAAGAAAAAGTTGAAGCTCCAATCATGATGTTGACAGCTAAAGATGATGAATTAGAAAAAATTATCGGTCTTGAATTAGGCGCTGATGATTATATGACAAAGCCTTTTAGCCCTCGTGAAGTACTTGCGAGAATGAAAGCTATTATGAGACGTATGACCAGTAAAAGTAAAGCAGAAGAAGCTTTAAGCAATGTTGAAGATAGAGATAAGCAAGATGAATTGATCAATGTAGGCGATATCCAAATAGATCCTAGCCAATATGAAGTAGTGGTCAGGGGAGAAAAAATCGATGTTACTCCAAAAGAATTTGAATTATTGATTTATATGATTAAGCGAATCAATCGTATTTTAAGCCGTGAACAATTGTTGGATGCTATTTGGAATTTTGATTATGCTGGAGAAACACGGATTGTGGATGTGCATATCAGTCACTTAAGAGAGAAAATAGAAGTAGACACAAAAAATCCTAGTTATATCCGAACAGTTAGAGGTTTCGGTTATAAATTTGAGGCTCCAAAAAAATGA
- the ftsX gene encoding permease-like cell division protein FtsX, with translation MKLRTAKRHVIDSFKSLKRNGWMSIAAVSAVTVTLLLVGSFIAMLMNVNKLATDIENDVSVRVYIDLAANEEQQKQLQSELESFEHVDSVEFSSRENELEQVVGSYGDEFNLFDGDDNPLYDVFIVNTDIPENTAPVAKEIEALEYVTQVNYGGATADNLFRTVNTVRNVGAVVIIALILTAVFLISNTIRITIFSRRTEIEIMKLVGATNWYIRWPFLIEGALIGLIGAIIPVAILSFVYVAAFNVGTDFLDGTYFALLTPNPFLFQVGGLMLAIGIVIGAIGSFMSIRKFLKV, from the coding sequence ATGAAGCTTAGAACAGCAAAAAGACACGTTATAGATAGTTTTAAAAGTTTGAAAAGAAATGGTTGGATGTCTATTGCTGCTGTAAGTGCTGTAACAGTAACGCTACTATTAGTAGGGTCATTTATTGCCATGTTAATGAATGTTAATAAACTGGCTACAGATATTGAAAATGATGTAAGTGTCAGAGTTTACATTGATTTAGCTGCAAATGAAGAACAACAAAAACAACTCCAATCGGAATTAGAATCATTTGAACATGTTGATTCAGTTGAATTTTCAAGTCGTGAAAATGAATTGGAGCAAGTAGTTGGTAGTTATGGTGATGAGTTTAATTTGTTTGATGGAGACGACAATCCTTTATATGATGTCTTCATTGTAAATACAGATATTCCAGAAAACACAGCGCCCGTAGCAAAAGAAATTGAAGCATTAGAATATGTCACTCAAGTAAACTATGGTGGAGCTACGGCAGATAACTTATTTAGAACAGTAAATACTGTTCGTAATGTCGGTGCTGTTGTCATCATTGCGTTGATTTTAACAGCGGTATTCTTAATTTCAAATACGATTCGAATCACTATTTTCTCACGACGTACTGAAATTGAAATCATGAAATTAGTAGGTGCAACAAACTGGTACATTAGATGGCCATTCTTAATTGAAGGAGCATTAATCGGACTTATTGGTGCGATTATACCTGTTGCTATTCTAAGTTTTGTTTATGTAGCTGCATTTAATGTAGGAACAGATTTCTTAGATGGAACCTATTTTGCATTGTTAACACCAAATCCATTTTTATTCCAAGTTGGAGGATTAATGTTGGCAATCGGTATTGTTATTGGTGCAATCGGATCATTCATGTCCATTAGAAAATTCTTAAAAGTATAA
- the ftsE gene encoding cell division ATP-binding protein FtsE, with the protein MIEMLNVYKKYPNGITAINGLSVRIEPGEFVYVVGPSGAGKSTFIKMIYREEKATKGTIKVGDFDLMTIKEKNIPYLRRYVGVVFQDFKLLPKLTVYENIAYAMEVVEKNPKAIQKRVLEVLELVGLKHKVRMFPNELSGGEQQRIAIARAIANTPHILIADEPTGNLDPDTSWEIMNILEEISNQGTTVIMATHNSQIVNVVKHRVLAVENGRIVRDQLEGDYGYEA; encoded by the coding sequence ATGATTGAAATGCTAAATGTCTATAAGAAATATCCTAACGGCATTACAGCAATTAATGGTTTATCTGTTCGTATTGAACCAGGTGAATTTGTATATGTTGTCGGACCTAGTGGTGCTGGTAAATCAACTTTTATTAAGATGATCTATCGTGAAGAAAAAGCTACTAAAGGAACAATCAAAGTAGGCGATTTTGATTTAATGACAATCAAAGAAAAAAATATTCCCTATTTAAGACGTTACGTAGGAGTCGTTTTCCAAGACTTCAAATTGCTTCCTAAATTGACTGTTTATGAAAACATTGCTTATGCAATGGAAGTTGTTGAAAAAAATCCTAAAGCTATTCAAAAAAGAGTATTAGAAGTTCTTGAATTAGTAGGATTAAAACACAAAGTTCGTATGTTTCCTAATGAATTATCAGGTGGAGAGCAGCAACGTATTGCAATAGCCAGAGCCATTGCAAACACTCCACATATTCTAATAGCAGATGAGCCAACTGGTAACCTTGACCCAGATACTTCATGGGAAATCATGAATATATTGGAAGAAATCAGTAATCAAGGAACTACGGTTATTATGGCCACTCACAATAGCCAAATCGTTAATGTCGTTAAACACCGTGTTCTTGCGGTTGAGAATGGACGCATCGTCCGAGATCAATTGGAAGGAGATTACGGGTATGAAGCTTAG
- the hpf gene encoding ribosome hibernation-promoting factor, HPF/YfiA family yields the protein MFKYNVRGENIEVTAAIRSYVEKKVGKVEKYFNDVPEATAHVNLKTYSDKTAKVEVTIPLPYLVLRAEETSPDLYGSIDLVTDKLERQMRKYKTKINRRTRGSNVVVPPVMPGEDQDLMEDEVNIVRTKRLSLKPMDSEEAVLQMDMLGHNFFIFEDADTNGTSIVYRRKDGKYGLIETE from the coding sequence ATGTTTAAATATAATGTCCGTGGCGAAAATATTGAAGTAACTGCAGCTATTCGTAGTTATGTTGAGAAAAAAGTGGGGAAAGTTGAGAAATACTTTAATGATGTACCTGAAGCAACAGCCCACGTTAATTTGAAAACGTATTCCGATAAAACTGCTAAAGTTGAGGTAACCATTCCTTTGCCTTACTTGGTTTTACGTGCGGAAGAAACCTCGCCTGATTTATATGGAAGCATTGATCTGGTAACAGATAAACTTGAAAGACAAATGCGCAAGTATAAAACTAAAATCAACCGCAGAACTCGCGGTTCTAATGTTGTTGTCCCACCTGTTATGCCGGGAGAAGATCAAGATCTAATGGAAGATGAAGTGAATATTGTCCGTACAAAACGACTATCATTGAAACCAATGGACAGTGAAGAAGCTGTTTTACAAATGGATATGTTGGGACATAATTTCTTTATCTTTGAAGATGCTGATACTAATGGCACAAGCATCGTTTATCGTCGTAAAGATGGAAAATATGGGTTGATTGAAACAGAATAA
- the prfB gene encoding peptide chain release factor 2 (programmed frameshift) has translation MELSDIRNYLETASKKINGFGRSLDLETLERDIAEYNDRMTEPTFWEDAQKAQTVINEANELKEKYNQYNGLVTEKEDLDLLLEMVKEESDEELAKELNSKIIPFLDKLDQYELDLLLSDPYDKNNAIIELHPGAGGTESQDWGSMLLRMYTRWAEKRGFKIETLNYQAGDEAGIKSVTLLIKGLNVYGYLKAEKGVHRLVRISPFDSAGRRHTSFVSIDVVPELDDSVDIKINSDDLKVDTYRATGAGGQHINTTDSAVRITHIPTGVVVASQAQRSQLKNREQAMSMLKAKLYQLEVEEQEKEMAAIRGEQLEIGWGSQIRSYVFHPYSMVKDHRTNYETGNVNQVMDGGLDPFIQAYLRSKISTIEE, from the exons ATGGAATTAAGCGATATTAGAAATTATCTAGAAACGGCAAGTAAAAAAATAAACGGTTTTGGGAGGTCTCTT GACTTAGAGACTTTGGAAAGAGACATCGCTGAATACAATGATAGAATGACAGAACCAACTTTTTGGGAGGATGCCCAAAAGGCTCAAACAGTTATTAATGAAGCAAATGAGTTGAAAGAAAAATACAATCAATACAACGGCCTTGTAACTGAAAAAGAGGATTTAGATCTATTACTTGAAATGGTCAAAGAAGAAAGTGATGAAGAATTAGCAAAAGAGTTGAATAGCAAAATTATTCCTTTCTTGGATAAGTTAGATCAGTATGAACTAGATCTATTGTTGAGTGACCCGTATGATAAAAATAATGCCATTATTGAGCTTCATCCTGGAGCAGGCGGAACCGAATCGCAAGATTGGGGAAGCATGTTGCTTCGCATGTACACTCGATGGGCTGAAAAAAGAGGATTTAAAATTGAAACGTTAAATTATCAAGCTGGAGATGAAGCTGGAATCAAAAGTGTGACTTTGCTTATTAAAGGTTTGAATGTATACGGCTATTTAAAAGCTGAAAAAGGGGTTCATCGCTTAGTGCGGATCTCGCCTTTTGATTCTGCTGGAAGAAGACACACGTCGTTTGTTTCTATCGATGTGGTTCCAGAACTAGACGACAGTGTAGACATTAAAATTAATTCAGATGATTTAAAAGTAGATACCTATCGAGCAACTGGAGCAGGCGGACAACACATCAACACAACAGATTCTGCTGTTCGAATCACACACATCCCGACCGGTGTGGTTGTTGCAAGTCAAGCCCAAAGATCACAATTAAAAAATAGAGAACAAGCTATGAGTATGCTGAAAGCAAAACTTTACCAGCTTGAAGTCGAAGAACAAGAAAAAGAAATGGCTGCTATAAGAGGCGAACAATTAGAAATCGGTTGGGGTTCTCAAATCAGATCTTATGTGTTCCATCCTTACTCAATGGTAAAAGATCATCGAACAAATTATGAAACTGGAAATGTCAACCAAGTAATGGATGGCGGATTAGATCCATTTATACAGGCATATTTAAGAAGCAAAATTTCTACAATTGAAGAATAA
- a CDS encoding C40 family peptidase, with protein MNKKFINLALVAALGFSTYIAPITAFASTDEDIKASTEKLVDLENKEATAESQLSTITATIADNEKKAESLVADMQETQTSMKVLEEQITNLKSAIEKREAKLEEQARSVQVDGDSRNFVDFLLNAESISDVLGRVGVVSQIVSANQSLVEAQAADQDAVVAKQNETEEKVEEQTLLAAKLEASKTDLEQQKLEKEAVVASIAAEKSVVENEKEKFLAVKAAAEKGAEELALVKTTATSNSSASVETVSTKTTVASEVTAKPAATEKAVETKKATTSNDSWTTIKNAAYGVIGTPYLYGGTSTSGFDCSGFTMYAFSAAGINLPRTAGAQYAASTKVSQSEAQPGDLVFFNQTGSIDHVGIYLGNNQFIGSQSSSGVAVTTISQAYWAQYLVGFGRIN; from the coding sequence TTGAATAAGAAATTTATTAATTTAGCTTTAGTAGCAGCATTAGGGTTCTCAACTTACATTGCTCCTATTACAGCATTTGCAAGTACAGACGAGGACATTAAAGCATCTACAGAAAAATTGGTGGATCTAGAAAATAAAGAAGCAACAGCAGAATCTCAATTATCAACTATCACTGCAACTATTGCAGACAATGAAAAGAAAGCTGAATCATTGGTAGCAGATATGCAAGAAACACAAACGAGTATGAAAGTTCTAGAAGAACAAATTACTAACTTGAAATCAGCGATTGAAAAACGCGAAGCTAAGTTGGAAGAACAAGCACGTTCTGTACAAGTAGACGGGGATAGCCGCAACTTTGTTGATTTTCTTTTAAACGCTGAATCTATTTCTGACGTTCTTGGACGTGTGGGTGTTGTTTCTCAAATCGTATCTGCAAATCAAAGTTTAGTTGAAGCACAAGCAGCTGATCAAGATGCTGTAGTTGCAAAACAAAATGAAACTGAAGAAAAAGTAGAAGAACAAACACTATTAGCTGCAAAATTAGAAGCATCTAAAACAGATTTAGAACAACAAAAATTAGAAAAAGAAGCAGTTGTTGCATCAATTGCAGCTGAAAAATCTGTAGTAGAAAATGAAAAAGAAAAATTCTTGGCTGTTAAAGCAGCAGCTGAAAAAGGAGCAGAAGAGTTAGCACTTGTAAAAACAACTGCAACTAGTAACTCTTCAGCATCAGTTGAAACAGTTTCTACAAAAACAACAGTTGCTTCAGAAGTAACGGCTAAACCAGCAGCAACTGAAAAAGCTGTTGAAACAAAAAAAGCAACAACTTCAAATGATTCATGGACAACAATTAAAAATGCTGCTTATGGAGTTATAGGAACACCTTATTTATACGGCGGAACAAGTACTAGTGGTTTTGACTGTTCTGGTTTTACTATGTATGCATTTTCTGCTGCTGGAATCAATCTTCCACGTACAGCTGGTGCTCAGTATGCGGCTTCAACTAAGGTTTCACAATCTGAAGCGCAACCTGGCGATTTAGTATTCTTCAATCAAACAGGAAGTATTGACCATGTTGGTATCTATCTTGGAAACAATCAGTTTATCGGTTCTCAATCTTCATCAGGTGTAGCTGTTACAACAATCAGCCAAGCTTACTGGGCTCAATACTTAGTTGGATTTGGACGTATCAACTAA